The following coding sequences are from one Leptospira mayottensis 200901116 window:
- the omp85 gene encoding Omp85 family outer membrane protein: MKRFLKIVSVAAGSFFLTAGVAYGQEDCSKLAFMDDVSRKPRTDLPFQISEMRRLRPEDICKKKEGWFPTGLPLLNSDPNVGVGYGVRVFLINNGKKTDPFFEYTPYRFRMFAQYFNTTKNRQYQDISFDAPYIFDTKWRLRGDLIYDTNPNTLYYGIGERSLQNLSYQERNQPGGEIARNATYHEREKNIYFTRLGGPGDPIDFQGANYSGFPTNDAFRVTDRMYNRYDIRSPQFNLSGEHIFFGGLVRMVAGLRVSQNIVKTFDGQFVKSRDPLTEGTPLSNSGMAPNGKTKITEDAEAGKIIGANGGNVNSLRFGLVLDTRDLEPDPNRGIFLEATYEKIAKSFGSDFQYSKYFTQIKLFYSPFPKVFDKLVIAGRGAFGLTEGDAPFFEYRNLWSTEGGITGLGGLRTLRGYKQDRFTGKAMGWGNVELRWKFFDFNVAGQHFALNLVPFMDFGRVWDDEHNVGLKDYKYSRGLGFRIAWNQSTILMLDYAISKEDKQIFMNFNHIF; this comes from the coding sequence ATGAAAAGATTTCTGAAAATCGTAAGTGTTGCAGCGGGTTCGTTTTTTCTAACCGCAGGAGTAGCGTATGGACAAGAGGATTGTTCAAAACTAGCTTTTATGGATGATGTTTCCAGAAAGCCAAGAACGGATTTGCCTTTTCAGATTTCAGAGATGAGACGTCTGAGGCCGGAAGATATCTGTAAAAAGAAAGAGGGTTGGTTTCCCACCGGTCTTCCTCTTTTAAACTCCGATCCGAATGTGGGTGTGGGTTACGGAGTTCGTGTATTCTTAATCAACAACGGAAAAAAGACGGATCCGTTTTTTGAATATACGCCTTATCGTTTTCGAATGTTTGCTCAGTATTTTAATACGACTAAGAACAGACAGTATCAGGACATCAGTTTCGACGCTCCTTATATTTTCGATACTAAGTGGAGACTCCGAGGAGATTTGATTTACGACACGAATCCGAATACATTGTATTACGGAATCGGAGAAAGATCGTTGCAGAACCTTTCTTATCAAGAACGAAATCAACCCGGTGGAGAAATCGCGAGAAACGCGACGTATCACGAACGAGAAAAGAATATTTACTTCACAAGACTCGGAGGTCCCGGAGATCCGATTGATTTTCAGGGAGCTAACTACTCTGGTTTTCCTACGAACGATGCATTTCGAGTCACTGACAGAATGTATAACCGTTACGATATTCGTTCTCCACAATTCAATCTCAGTGGGGAGCATATCTTCTTCGGGGGATTAGTTCGAATGGTTGCGGGGCTGAGAGTTTCCCAAAATATCGTTAAAACTTTCGACGGTCAGTTTGTAAAAAGTAGGGACCCACTGACGGAAGGAACTCCCTTAAGTAATTCGGGTATGGCTCCGAATGGCAAAACGAAAATTACCGAGGACGCCGAAGCGGGAAAAATTATCGGAGCCAACGGAGGTAACGTAAATTCGTTGCGGTTCGGGTTGGTTCTGGATACTCGGGATTTGGAACCCGATCCAAATCGAGGAATATTTTTAGAAGCGACTTACGAAAAAATCGCTAAATCTTTCGGGTCCGATTTTCAATATTCTAAGTATTTTACTCAGATCAAATTATTCTACAGTCCGTTTCCAAAAGTCTTTGATAAACTAGTGATTGCCGGTCGAGGAGCGTTCGGTTTAACGGAAGGAGATGCACCTTTTTTCGAGTATAGAAATCTCTGGTCTACGGAAGGAGGAATTACTGGACTCGGAGGCCTAAGGACTTTACGTGGTTATAAACAGGATCGTTTTACCGGAAAAGCGATGGGGTGGGGGAACGTTGAACTACGCTGGAAGTTTTTCGATTTTAACGTAGCCGGACAACATTTCGCTTTAAATCTGGTACCTTTTATGGACTTCGGTCGGGTGTGGGACGATGAACATAATGTGGGGCTAAAAGATTATAAATATTCCCGAGGTTTAGGATTTAGAATCGCTTGGAATCAGAGTACAATTCTGATGTTGGACTACGCTATTTCCAAGGAAGACAAACAGATATTTATGAATTTTAACCACATTTTTTGA
- the lsa25 gene encoding surface adhesin Lsa25 → MEKYKNIIILVIALFLYTNCEEKPDDTTLGFINEDTKVLLAGMLIFNSYSTNVVSGTITDFTSGLMWKICTQGQILRVGQNGQYDCEGINDASTIIGRYGASLFQYCSLNLNDCNTISLPPALVGQTPGFSGMSEAYNSCSQDRTGQHSDWRLPTFPELKALTGSGSLNAFLIKFPNTVEDYYWTSWAQEGTVDMARAVNFEATHFGENTSFTKTSRYFVRCVRNLP, encoded by the coding sequence ATGGAAAAATATAAAAATATTATAATATTAGTTATCGCACTATTTCTTTATACAAACTGTGAGGAAAAGCCGGACGATACGACTTTGGGATTTATCAACGAGGACACAAAGGTTTTACTTGCGGGAATGTTGATTTTCAACTCTTATTCGACGAATGTGGTTTCCGGAACGATCACGGATTTCACGAGCGGACTTATGTGGAAAATTTGCACTCAGGGTCAGATTCTTAGAGTTGGGCAAAATGGCCAGTACGATTGTGAAGGGATCAACGATGCTTCTACGATCATCGGAAGATATGGAGCCTCTCTTTTTCAATATTGTTCCCTCAATTTAAACGATTGTAATACGATTTCCCTGCCGCCGGCTTTAGTCGGACAAACACCTGGATTTTCAGGAATGAGTGAGGCTTATAATTCTTGTAGTCAGGATCGTACCGGACAACATTCCGATTGGAGGCTTCCCACCTTTCCGGAGTTAAAGGCTCTTACTGGTTCTGGAAGTTTGAATGCATTCCTCATAAAATTTCCGAATACTGTGGAAGACTATTACTGGACTTCTTGGGCACAGGAAGGAACGGTGGATATGGCTCGTGCCGTAAATTTTGAAGCTACTCATTTTGGGGAAAATACCTCTTTCACTAAAACGAGCCGATACTTCGTTCGCTGTGTCAGAAATCTTCCCTAA
- the omp85 gene encoding Omp85 family outer membrane protein, whose protein sequence is MYDLKTSVSTMTLRKLLILKNENKDPIFKLQTFFVSFFYRRRKRGFRRFRKSVLSTLIFFGCAFVPYLKIFAQENFTSCDKSEARKDLPFPIDRVKQMCKKDLDNKKEGWYPTGLPLVNSDPNEGIGYGVRVYGYNNGKKSDPFFEYTPYRLRFFAQYFNTTKNAQYHQLSLDMPYIANTRWRLRTDALLTITPTTLYFGVGESTLKPLTYQERNQSGGVHVPNAEYNSQESTFLYQRPGGPIDPIELGGRVYSGVPTSEGFKVTDRMYNRYTIQTPQLNFSSERSFLHGTLRLVAGFRFSNNIVKANDGEFVKSVDPIFDGTPFSNSGKVPNAKTRLTEDAEAGKILGYRGGFVNTAKIGLVYDTRDFEPDPNLGVFLEVTYEKASKVIASDFDFQKYFGHAKFFYSPFPKTFEKLVLASRFGFGVSDGDVPFFEYRNFWGTENTVSGLGGLRTLRGYKQDRFVGRAIGFGTVEVRWKFYDFSVRGEYFTLNLVPFWDFGRVWNAEHKAGLLDYKYSQGLGLRIAWNQATIIMIDYAVSREDKQLFVNFNHAF, encoded by the coding sequence ATGTACGATTTGAAAACATCGGTCTCTACGATGACACTTCGTAAGCTTTTGATTCTGAAAAATGAAAATAAGGATCCGATTTTTAAGTTACAAACTTTTTTCGTTTCTTTTTTTTACAGAAGAAGGAAACGGGGTTTTAGAAGATTTCGTAAATCCGTTCTTTCGACTCTGATCTTTTTCGGATGTGCATTTGTTCCTTACTTAAAAATTTTCGCCCAAGAGAATTTTACAAGCTGTGATAAATCTGAAGCAAGAAAGGATCTTCCTTTTCCGATCGATCGGGTCAAACAGATGTGTAAAAAGGATTTGGACAACAAAAAAGAAGGCTGGTATCCTACGGGGCTTCCATTGGTCAATTCCGATCCAAATGAGGGGATTGGATACGGAGTTAGAGTTTACGGATACAATAACGGAAAAAAAAGTGATCCATTTTTCGAATACACTCCGTATCGGCTTCGTTTTTTCGCACAATATTTTAATACGACAAAGAATGCGCAGTATCACCAACTCAGTCTAGATATGCCCTATATAGCGAATACTCGTTGGAGACTTCGCACCGACGCACTTCTTACGATCACTCCGACTACTTTGTATTTCGGTGTAGGAGAATCTACTTTAAAACCTCTTACATATCAGGAACGAAATCAATCCGGTGGAGTTCATGTCCCAAACGCAGAGTACAATTCTCAAGAATCCACGTTTCTATATCAGAGGCCCGGAGGCCCCATCGATCCCATAGAACTTGGAGGAAGAGTTTATTCCGGAGTTCCGACGAGCGAGGGTTTTAAGGTGACCGATCGTATGTATAATCGTTATACGATCCAAACTCCTCAACTGAACTTCAGTTCAGAAAGATCCTTTTTGCACGGAACTTTGAGACTTGTAGCTGGTTTTCGTTTTTCGAATAACATCGTAAAGGCGAACGACGGAGAGTTTGTAAAATCGGTTGATCCGATCTTTGACGGAACCCCTTTCAGTAATTCGGGAAAGGTTCCGAACGCGAAGACAAGACTTACGGAAGACGCAGAAGCTGGAAAGATTCTGGGTTATCGTGGAGGATTCGTAAATACTGCCAAGATCGGTCTTGTGTATGATACAAGGGATTTCGAGCCCGATCCGAATTTGGGAGTTTTTTTAGAAGTAACTTACGAAAAGGCCTCCAAAGTGATCGCTTCCGATTTTGATTTTCAGAAATATTTCGGACATGCAAAATTCTTTTATAGTCCCTTTCCGAAAACATTTGAAAAATTGGTTCTTGCGTCCCGATTTGGTTTCGGAGTTTCAGACGGGGATGTGCCGTTTTTTGAATATAGGAATTTTTGGGGAACGGAAAATACTGTCTCGGGGCTTGGAGGCTTAAGAACGCTTCGAGGTTATAAACAGGATCGATTCGTGGGGCGTGCAATAGGTTTTGGGACTGTGGAAGTTCGTTGGAAATTCTACGATTTTTCAGTTAGAGGGGAATACTTCACGTTAAATCTAGTTCCGTTCTGGGATTTCGGTCGGGTATGGAACGCCGAACACAAGGCTGGTTTATTGGATTACAAATATTCTCAAGGTTTAGGTCTTAGAATTGCTTGGAATCAGGCAACGATCATCATGATCGACTACGCGGTTTCCAGGGAGGATAAACAACTTTTTGTCAATTTTAATCACGCATTCTAA
- the nadB gene encoding L-aspartate oxidase has translation MPRIKTDFLVLGSGITGLFAALKLAPYGSVIIVTKKSDYESNTNYAQGGIASVFAESDKLEDHVRDTLEAGAWLCDPAAVQILVEEGPPLVKELLNYGVPFNLEPSGKFDLSREGGHGKNRIVHAHDRTGREIEKTLLNVVKQNSNIQILEYHTLIDLITPHQLKRKGLICYGAYVLSNHTGEVFPILARETILATGGAGQVYSHTTNPKIATGDGVASAYRAGALIKNMEFYQFHPTALYHEDGDSFLISEAVRGKGAILLNKDGEPFMKRYHSMGDLAPRDVVARAIDSEMKKRGEPHVWLDVTHLSSSQIKESFPSIYEKCKELGIDITTDRIPVVPVAHFLCGGVSSDLDGRTTIPNLSTAGETACTGVHGGNRLASNSLLECLVFSNRIAKRIAKEKPDFTKAHDEIPSWNKEGMVNTEEWVLISHDLNEIKNTMSNYVGIVRSNLRLERAKRRMDLIYDEVKDYYNRTIITNPLIELRNLVIVAKLIIRSALSRKESRGLHFSTDYPENRSPSRVDTEIRNDKIRF, from the coding sequence ATGCCCCGTATAAAAACGGACTTCTTAGTCTTAGGGAGCGGAATCACAGGTCTTTTTGCGGCCTTAAAACTAGCTCCCTACGGTTCCGTTATCATCGTCACAAAAAAATCGGATTACGAATCCAACACAAATTACGCGCAAGGTGGAATTGCCTCCGTCTTTGCGGAAAGTGATAAACTTGAAGACCACGTCAGAGACACTCTGGAAGCGGGAGCCTGGCTTTGTGATCCGGCGGCGGTTCAAATTCTCGTGGAAGAAGGCCCTCCCCTCGTCAAAGAACTACTCAATTACGGGGTTCCTTTCAACTTAGAACCTTCCGGAAAATTCGATCTATCCAGAGAGGGCGGACACGGAAAAAATCGAATCGTACACGCACACGACAGAACGGGGAGGGAAATCGAAAAGACCCTTCTAAACGTGGTCAAACAGAATTCAAACATTCAAATATTAGAATATCATACTTTGATAGACCTAATTACACCTCACCAATTAAAACGTAAAGGACTTATCTGCTACGGCGCCTACGTCCTTTCCAATCATACGGGAGAAGTTTTTCCGATTTTGGCGAGAGAAACGATTCTTGCAACCGGAGGAGCCGGGCAAGTCTACTCCCATACGACCAATCCCAAAATCGCAACCGGAGACGGTGTCGCTTCCGCATACAGGGCCGGAGCACTCATCAAAAATATGGAATTTTACCAATTCCATCCGACCGCACTTTATCACGAAGACGGAGATTCTTTTTTGATTTCCGAAGCAGTTCGAGGAAAAGGTGCAATTCTACTGAATAAAGATGGAGAACCGTTTATGAAACGGTATCATTCGATGGGAGACCTGGCTCCTAGAGACGTGGTTGCAAGAGCCATAGACTCTGAGATGAAAAAAAGAGGTGAGCCGCATGTTTGGCTAGACGTCACTCATCTTTCTTCCTCCCAGATCAAAGAATCTTTTCCTTCCATTTACGAGAAGTGTAAAGAGCTCGGAATCGACATCACTACGGACCGAATACCTGTCGTTCCAGTCGCACATTTTCTTTGCGGTGGCGTATCTTCCGATTTGGACGGAAGAACGACCATTCCCAATCTTTCCACGGCGGGAGAAACGGCATGCACAGGAGTTCACGGAGGAAATCGCCTTGCATCCAATAGTCTCTTGGAGTGTCTTGTTTTCTCCAATCGAATTGCCAAAAGAATCGCAAAGGAAAAACCAGACTTTACTAAGGCGCACGACGAAATCCCTTCTTGGAATAAAGAAGGAATGGTCAATACGGAAGAATGGGTTTTGATCTCTCACGATTTAAATGAAATTAAAAATACGATGAGCAACTACGTGGGAATCGTTCGTTCCAATTTACGTCTAGAGCGCGCTAAACGCAGAATGGATCTGATCTACGACGAAGTAAAGGATTATTACAACAGAACAATTATCACCAATCCCTTAATCGAATTAAGAAATTTGGTGATTGTAGCGAAACTCATCATTCGGTCTGCATTGTCCAGAAAAGAAAGCAGAGGGCTTCATTTTTCCACAGACTATCCGGAAAACAGAAGTCCTTCTCGTGTCGATACAGAAATCCGCAATGATAAAATCCGATTTTAA
- a CDS encoding S41 family peptidase encodes MKKGSATLSSLLSTLLTIFILYCEPTSGKSPAKADFTLKDFDNVISTVSRYYIDKNIDKNRAYREAAIYALLSLPHSIYLYPESYFKEREKYEEKDEIFPGKTFKISTDDSFILFDPDYTEVEKIRDRKLKEDANKSKVSDEEVKKIVEREKIRKNVLSSKWERTGFSKKDFDRVLAFIETNLDKYKDYPLKDPFGESEEKSKEPFTMNDVMLAAANGYLSSLDPHSNVFLRSAWEESMAKIQDGSFEGIGAILSGGGNREVVVENPLEGRPAVNAGIRSGDVILAVDGKSIKGILLDKVVEKIKGKKGSKVALTIQRKGVPGTLHIEVVRDTIEIKNLSSKLIEGHEHIGYIKLTGFVKSEDGPSVDRELVDKYKELEKEAQSKGTRLKAVILDLRNNAGGYLDLAIDIADMFIEKGLIVSTKSPNRSPEDAYAKNKDITNLQLAVLINAKSASASEIVASAIKHHGRGLILGERTFGKATVQKLMPLGNDYLIKLTQARYYSPSGNTIQVVGVKPDIEISSEEDGSFPFRFREENMWNHLAELPPAAEEKSSFDVKSLEAWVQKNGKASEFIAAHKNDPIKPDYQLIRSLDYIEALINTQKKK; translated from the coding sequence TTGAAAAAAGGATCTGCCACGCTTTCGTCGTTACTTTCCACTCTTTTGACCATTTTTATCCTATACTGCGAGCCTACATCCGGCAAGTCCCCGGCCAAGGCAGACTTTACCCTCAAAGATTTTGATAACGTAATTAGCACGGTTTCCCGTTATTATATCGATAAAAATATCGATAAAAACCGCGCTTATCGCGAAGCCGCGATCTACGCTCTCTTATCGCTTCCTCATTCCATTTATCTCTATCCCGAAAGTTATTTCAAGGAAAGAGAAAAATACGAGGAAAAAGACGAAATTTTTCCCGGAAAAACATTCAAGATTTCAACCGACGATTCCTTTATTCTTTTTGATCCAGATTATACGGAAGTGGAGAAAATCAGGGACCGTAAGTTGAAAGAGGACGCGAATAAGTCCAAAGTCAGCGACGAGGAAGTAAAAAAGATCGTTGAAAGGGAAAAAATTCGTAAGAACGTCCTTTCATCCAAATGGGAACGAACCGGCTTTAGCAAAAAAGATTTTGATCGAGTTCTCGCATTCATAGAAACCAATCTGGACAAATACAAGGATTATCCTCTGAAAGATCCTTTCGGGGAATCCGAGGAAAAATCCAAAGAACCGTTTACAATGAACGACGTTATGCTCGCTGCGGCGAACGGTTATCTTTCTTCTCTCGATCCTCATAGTAACGTATTTCTAAGATCTGCTTGGGAAGAATCAATGGCCAAAATCCAAGACGGAAGTTTTGAAGGAATCGGAGCTATTCTCTCAGGTGGAGGAAACAGAGAAGTCGTCGTGGAAAATCCACTCGAAGGAAGGCCCGCGGTGAACGCTGGCATACGTTCCGGAGACGTGATTCTCGCGGTAGATGGAAAATCGATTAAAGGAATCCTTTTGGACAAGGTTGTGGAAAAAATCAAAGGAAAAAAAGGTTCCAAGGTCGCACTTACCATTCAACGAAAGGGAGTTCCGGGAACCTTACATATTGAAGTCGTAAGAGATACGATCGAAATCAAAAATCTGAGCAGTAAACTGATCGAAGGTCACGAACATATCGGCTATATCAAACTTACCGGTTTTGTGAAATCGGAAGACGGACCTTCCGTAGACCGAGAACTGGTGGATAAGTATAAAGAACTCGAAAAAGAAGCCCAGTCTAAAGGCACCAGGCTCAAAGCAGTAATTCTTGATCTGAGAAACAACGCGGGCGGCTACTTAGACCTTGCGATCGATATTGCGGATATGTTCATTGAAAAGGGTCTGATCGTTTCCACCAAAAGCCCAAATCGCAGTCCAGAAGACGCTTACGCTAAGAATAAGGACATCACCAACTTACAGTTAGCCGTTTTGATCAATGCGAAATCCGCTTCCGCTTCCGAAATCGTAGCAAGCGCAATCAAACATCACGGAAGAGGTTTGATTCTCGGTGAAAGGACTTTCGGTAAGGCCACGGTACAAAAATTAATGCCCCTCGGAAACGACTACCTGATTAAACTCACACAAGCTCGCTATTATTCTCCTTCGGGAAACACAATTCAGGTCGTAGGTGTGAAACCGGATATAGAAATTTCTTCCGAAGAAGACGGATCCTTTCCGTTCCGATTCAGAGAGGAGAACATGTGGAATCATCTTGCCGAACTCCCGCCCGCCGCCGAGGAAAAGAGCTCTTTTGACGTTAAGAGTTTGGAAGCTTGGGTTCAAAAGAACGGAAAAGCCTCCGAATTCATCGCAGCTCATAAAAACGATCCGATCAAACCGGACTACCAGCTCATTCGTTCCTTAGATTATATCGAAGCGCTGATCAACACACAAAAAAAGAAATAA
- a CDS encoding pyridoxine 5'-phosphate synthase, whose translation MKIKLSVNINKIATLRNSRGGNIPDLLYFADLVLRAGAQGITVHPREDERHIRKDDVFSLKEFIDSYNYKNNTKIEYNMEGEPSPRFLDLLLNTRPDQATLVPVTPGEITSDHGFDFKKDLSVLQEYSKILKKEKIRTSLFVETNLENLKLASLTGADRVEFYTGPFAEKFDRFPQIGQECFESSYIPAAKVVLDQKMGINAGHDLDHNNLKVFSRLPGLQEVSIGHRLISRALETGIDQSIKDYLQVLS comes from the coding sequence TTGAAAATTAAACTGAGCGTAAATATCAACAAAATCGCCACCCTCCGAAATTCGAGAGGTGGAAACATTCCGGATCTTTTGTATTTCGCGGATTTGGTTCTCCGAGCGGGAGCCCAAGGAATTACGGTTCATCCCAGAGAAGACGAAAGGCATATTCGAAAAGACGACGTGTTTTCCTTAAAAGAATTCATCGATTCTTACAATTATAAGAACAACACAAAAATCGAATACAACATGGAAGGGGAACCCTCTCCTCGTTTTTTAGATTTGCTCCTCAATACAAGACCTGATCAGGCGACCCTTGTTCCCGTAACTCCCGGAGAAATCACCTCCGATCACGGATTCGACTTCAAAAAGGACCTATCGGTCCTTCAAGAATATTCTAAAATTCTAAAGAAAGAAAAAATTCGCACTTCCCTTTTTGTAGAAACCAACCTTGAAAACCTTAAACTCGCCTCTCTTACGGGAGCCGACCGTGTGGAATTTTATACGGGGCCTTTTGCAGAAAAATTCGATCGTTTTCCCCAAATCGGACAAGAATGTTTCGAATCCTCATACATCCCTGCCGCAAAGGTTGTCCTGGACCAAAAAATGGGAATCAATGCGGGGCACGATTTAGATCATAACAATCTGAAAGTTTTTTCCCGCCTTCCGGGACTTCAGGAAGTTTCCATCGGTCACAGACTAATTTCCAGAGCTTTGGAAACCGGGATCGATCAAAGTATTAAGGATTATCTTCAAGTTCTTTCGTGA
- a CDS encoding TIGR02300 family protein produces the protein MANSKKTKPKKTATVVVKKKAAAKKVAPKKGNASAKKKVEIIKKALSNPSLKSKPTNPTGTKKVSGSKGVSLNPLGKKWTCHTCSTKFYDLNKEEKICPKCGADQNKRPVARTRTIRPRVVEEEEIIDDEALVDEEMEFTEEPLEEALDEDGDDAEEPEE, from the coding sequence ATGGCAAATAGTAAAAAGACTAAGCCCAAAAAAACTGCTACGGTCGTTGTTAAAAAAAAGGCGGCGGCAAAAAAAGTTGCACCTAAAAAAGGAAATGCATCGGCAAAAAAGAAAGTAGAGATCATCAAAAAGGCGCTTTCGAATCCTTCTTTAAAGTCTAAACCGACAAACCCCACAGGAACGAAAAAGGTTTCCGGTTCTAAGGGGGTGTCCTTAAATCCTCTTGGAAAAAAATGGACCTGCCATACTTGCTCCACCAAGTTTTACGACTTGAATAAAGAGGAAAAAATTTGTCCTAAATGTGGGGCGGACCAAAATAAACGTCCTGTTGCTCGCACTCGAACCATTCGTCCAAGAGTCGTTGAGGAAGAAGAGATCATCGATGACGAAGCACTTGTGGATGAGGAGATGGAATTCACCGAAGAGCCTCTTGAAGAAGCTTTGGATGAGGACGGTGACGATGCGGAAGAGCCAGAAGAGTAA
- the miaA gene encoding tRNA (adenosine(37)-N6)-dimethylallyltransferase MiaA, with protein sequence MRKSQKSKACPILILAAPTGAGKTSLVTELDPTRFEILSFDSRQIYKNMPIGTATPTEEQQSKIGHHLVEVLSPSETVDAGLYNRLAEDALQKVLNLDKIPVFTAGTGFYLKAFLFGMFPVPEIDVSVRDRVLSMSKEEKRILLKELDPNALDKIFPEDDYRLGRALEVNLMGEKWSCLKIDPSTSAICRYDLDIRLGVFLDLDRKELYERINLRAKQMIEEGMADEAWKIRERFGETCPGLRSLGYNFALENKKGNSNLETFLADLSRSHRNYAKRQVTWFRKEAYVQPMGRSEALERIKHMK encoded by the coding sequence ATGCGGAAGAGCCAGAAGAGTAAGGCTTGTCCGATTTTGATTCTTGCCGCTCCGACTGGAGCGGGTAAAACTTCTCTCGTCACCGAACTTGATCCAACCAGGTTCGAAATTCTTTCCTTCGATTCCAGACAGATCTACAAAAATATGCCGATCGGGACAGCGACTCCTACTGAAGAACAGCAATCCAAGATCGGTCATCATCTTGTGGAAGTTCTTTCTCCTTCCGAAACCGTAGATGCGGGACTTTACAATCGTCTCGCGGAAGACGCTCTTCAAAAGGTTTTGAACCTGGATAAAATTCCAGTTTTTACAGCGGGTACGGGTTTTTATCTCAAAGCGTTTTTGTTCGGAATGTTTCCCGTTCCGGAAATAGACGTTTCTGTGCGAGACCGAGTTCTTTCTATGAGCAAGGAAGAAAAAAGAATTCTTTTGAAAGAATTGGATCCAAATGCTTTGGATAAAATATTTCCAGAGGACGATTATAGATTGGGAAGGGCTTTGGAAGTCAATCTTATGGGAGAGAAGTGGTCCTGTTTGAAAATCGATCCGAGCACTTCTGCAATTTGTCGGTACGATTTGGATATTCGTTTAGGTGTTTTTTTGGATCTCGATCGGAAAGAACTTTATGAAAGAATCAATCTGAGAGCTAAACAGATGATCGAAGAAGGAATGGCGGATGAGGCTTGGAAGATTCGAGAGAGATTCGGAGAGACTTGTCCCGGGCTTAGGTCTTTAGGTTATAATTTTGCACTTGAAAATAAAAAAGGAAACTCCAATCTAGAGACATTCCTTGCGGATTTAAGTCGGTCTCATAGGAATTACGCCAAAAGACAGGTCACTTGGTTTCGTAAGGAAGCATACGTTCAACCGATGGGGCGGTCCGAGGCGTTGGAACGAATCAAACATATGAAGTAA
- the hfq gene encoding RNA chaperone Hfq: MSAKNNIQDQLLNTARKDKLDLTIYLLNGVPLKGKVVSFDNFTIVLEQENKQSLVYKHAISTIIPAKIIKLYTEETKDAVQG, encoded by the coding sequence ATGTCTGCTAAAAACAATATACAGGACCAACTCTTAAATACTGCCCGAAAGGATAAATTGGATCTTACGATTTATCTTCTAAATGGGGTTCCCTTGAAAGGTAAGGTAGTAAGTTTCGATAATTTTACGATTGTGCTTGAACAGGAAAATAAACAAAGTCTTGTTTATAAACACGCGATTTCCACGATTATTCCCGCTAAGATCATCAAGCTCTATACCGAGGAAACGAAAGACGCAGTACAAGGATAA